The following are encoded in a window of Sminthopsis crassicaudata isolate SCR6 chromosome 3, ASM4859323v1, whole genome shotgun sequence genomic DNA:
- the LOC141564645 gene encoding platelet glycoprotein VI-like isoform X1 — MSPLSPESGPTMFPSVIALLGFGLWLSQWIRAQEGTLPSPTLQADPGPLIPLKKSVTLRCQGFPGADRYRLRKEGSAQYRDVSTTGREAEFPIPSVVPNTTGSYYCLYKSQSNWSQPSEPLRLVMTDWYDKPSLSALPGPEVFLGNNVILRCRSQQWFEYYVLHKEGEAEYMQNEGKWCHADFHLSQVTAADEGSYRCYSFHMDTLSEWSAPSDPLELRIRAATDDPQLHVSSKPLSSANSTADAVAQNYTVGNLIRLGLAGLVLIILGILLVEAWYSQSGALRNAQKSLPKQPSQATERGKV; from the exons ATGTCTCCCCTTTCCCCAGAGTCGGGACCCACCATGTTTCCTTCGGTCATCGCCTTACTGGGCTTTG GATTATGGTTGAGCCAGTGGATCAGAGCCCAAGAAG GCACGCTCCCCAGCCCCACCCTCCAGGCTGACCCAGGCCCTCTGATCCCTCTCAAGAAATCTGTCACCCTGCGGTGCCAGGGATTTCCTGGGGCTGACAGGTACCGtctaaggaaagaaggaagcgcTCAGTACAGAGATGTGTCCACAACTGGGAGGGAGGCTGAGTTCCCCATCCCGTCCGTGGTACCGAACACAACCGGGAGCTACTACTGCCTCTACAAAAGCCAATCCAATTGGTCCCAGCCCAGTGAGCCCTTGCGGCTAGTGATGACAG ACTGGTATGATAAACCATCACTCTCGGCCCTGCCCGGCCCAGAGGTGTTCTTGGGAAACAACGTTATCCTCCGCTGTCGGTCCCAGCAGTGGTTTGAATACTATGTGCTGCACAAGGAGGGAGAAGCCGAATACATGCAGAACGAAGGAAAATGGTGTCATGCCGATTTCCACCTCTCCCAGGTGACGGCTGCTGACGAAGGCTCTTACAGATGCTACAGCTTTCACATGGACACCCTCTCCGAGTGGTCAGCCCCCAGTGATCCCCTGGAGCTCAGGATCAGAG CAGCCACTGATGACCCTCAGCTTCACGTTTCCAGCAAGCCCTTGAGTTCAGCAAACTCGACAGCTG ACGCTGTGGCCCAGAATTACACTGTGGGAAATCTCATCCGCCTTGGCCTGGCTGGGCTGGTCCTCATCATCCTAGGGATCCTGCTAGTGGAGGCCTGGTATAGCCAGAGCGGAGCACTGAGAAATGCCCAGAAGTCGCTGCCCAAGCAGCCATCCCAGGCCACAGAGCGAGGCAAAGTTTAG
- the LOC141564645 gene encoding platelet glycoprotein VI-like isoform X2: protein MSPLSPESGPTMFPSVIALLGFGLWLSQWIRAQEGTLPSPTLQADPGPLIPLKKSVTLRCQGFPGADRYRLRKEGSAQYRDVSTTGREAEFPIPSVVPNTTGSYYCLYKSQSNWSQPSEPLRLVMTDWYDKPSLSALPGPEVFLGNNVILRCRSQQWFEYYVLHKEGEAEYMQNEGKWCHADFHLSQVTAADEGSYRCYSFHMDTLSEWSAPSDPLELRIRGLVLYPLCHLAAPSLDLFMLIRLKHPRSPEVRSIWQPLMTLSFTFPASP from the exons ATGTCTCCCCTTTCCCCAGAGTCGGGACCCACCATGTTTCCTTCGGTCATCGCCTTACTGGGCTTTG GATTATGGTTGAGCCAGTGGATCAGAGCCCAAGAAG GCACGCTCCCCAGCCCCACCCTCCAGGCTGACCCAGGCCCTCTGATCCCTCTCAAGAAATCTGTCACCCTGCGGTGCCAGGGATTTCCTGGGGCTGACAGGTACCGtctaaggaaagaaggaagcgcTCAGTACAGAGATGTGTCCACAACTGGGAGGGAGGCTGAGTTCCCCATCCCGTCCGTGGTACCGAACACAACCGGGAGCTACTACTGCCTCTACAAAAGCCAATCCAATTGGTCCCAGCCCAGTGAGCCCTTGCGGCTAGTGATGACAG ACTGGTATGATAAACCATCACTCTCGGCCCTGCCCGGCCCAGAGGTGTTCTTGGGAAACAACGTTATCCTCCGCTGTCGGTCCCAGCAGTGGTTTGAATACTATGTGCTGCACAAGGAGGGAGAAGCCGAATACATGCAGAACGAAGGAAAATGGTGTCATGCCGATTTCCACCTCTCCCAGGTGACGGCTGCTGACGAAGGCTCTTACAGATGCTACAGCTTTCACATGGACACCCTCTCCGAGTGGTCAGCCCCCAGTGATCCCCTGGAGCTCAGGATCAGAG ggctggtgctctacccactgtgccacctagcggcccccagCCTAGATCTTTTTATGCTCATCAGACTGAAACACCCCAGGAGCCCAGAGGTCAGGAGCATTTGG CAGCCACTGATGACCCTCAGCTTCACGTTTCCAGCAAGCCCTTGA